The Pseudomonas iranensis genome includes a window with the following:
- a CDS encoding phasin family protein, with amino-acid sequence MAGKKNTDKESSSWVGKVESYSRKIWLAGLGVYSKIDTDGSKLFDALVKDGEKAEKLTKTAVGKKVEDSTSSAKSRISGVKDRAMGKWDELEGAFDKRLNSAISRLGVPSRNEVKALNAKVDTLTKQIEKLTGLKAQPVAAKTAAAKPATKTAAAKPAAKTAAKPLAKAAAKPAAKAAAKTAAAKPAAKAAAKPVAAKAAAKPATKAAAKPAAKTAAKPAAKPAAKTAAAKPAAKPAAKPAAAKKPAVKKPAAPKAAAPKPAAAPSTAPTAPANAANSAAAPTAAATPTAASTPSTPSSQS; translated from the coding sequence ATGGCTGGCAAAAAGAACACCGATAAAGAAAGCAGCTCGTGGGTCGGGAAGGTCGAGTCCTACTCCCGCAAAATCTGGCTGGCTGGTTTAGGCGTGTACTCGAAGATCGACACTGACGGCAGCAAACTCTTCGATGCATTGGTCAAAGACGGCGAGAAAGCCGAGAAGCTCACCAAGACTGCCGTCGGCAAGAAAGTCGAGGACTCGACCTCCTCGGCCAAGTCGCGTATCAGCGGCGTGAAAGACCGCGCCATGGGCAAGTGGGACGAGCTGGAAGGCGCGTTCGACAAGCGCCTGAACAGCGCGATTTCGCGCCTGGGTGTGCCGAGCCGCAATGAGGTCAAGGCGCTCAACGCCAAGGTCGACACGCTGACCAAGCAGATCGAAAAACTCACCGGTCTGAAAGCTCAGCCTGTGGCGGCGAAAACCGCTGCGGCGAAACCTGCCACTAAAACTGCGGCGGCCAAACCTGCGGCGAAAACCGCGGCCAAGCCACTGGCCAAAGCGGCGGCAAAACCGGCTGCGAAAGCTGCGGCCAAAACGGCAGCCGCCAAGCCTGCGGCCAAAGCGGCAGCCAAACCGGTTGCCGCCAAGGCCGCTGCCAAACCGGCAACCAAAGCAGCAGCAAAACCTGCGGCTAAAACTGCAGCGAAACCAGCGGCCAAGCCAGCAGCGAAGACCGCTGCCGCCAAACCCGCTGCGAAGCCTGCGGCCAAACCGGCTGCGGCGAAAAAGCCAGCAGTGAAAAAACCGGCCGCGCCGAAAGCCGCTGCGCCGAAACCGGCCGCCGCACCATCGACTGCTCCAACAGCTCCGGCCAACGCGGCAAACTCCGCTGCGGCACCTACGGCAGCCGCTACCCCGACTGCAGCATCGACACCGTCGACGCCATCCAGTCAGTCCTGA